From a region of the Helianthus annuus cultivar XRQ/B chromosome 5, HanXRQr2.0-SUNRISE, whole genome shotgun sequence genome:
- the LOC110944003 gene encoding uncharacterized protein LOC110944003, with the protein MLQANAQNEFRVEHKKAFPYLAIWQFLRRSSKFHTVIAFDPFKTRGQPSAKRSKTSSSNDHQSTGSDARCQINLNDIEEDNEEPHEEAEAFQPPRRPVGRDRAKKAAQPSSSGVRIDYTETFEKVTNKLDGLLQTSQQRINLKKEHGDRKLKLKESRQKALDLQILTTDTTNLTGAELALAEQMKQEIREKYNLC; encoded by the coding sequence ATGCTCCAAGCAAACGCCCAAAATGAATTCCGAGTCGAACACAAGAAGGCGTTTCCTTATCTTGCTATTTGGCAATTTTTAAGAAGGAGTTCGAAATTTCACACAGTCATCGCCTTCGATCCATTTAAAACTCGTGGCCAACCGTCGGCTAAGCGGTCAAAAACCTCATCCTCAAACGACCATCAAAGTACCGGGTCGGATGCTCGGTGTCAAATAAATCTCAACGACATTGAGGAAGACAACGAAGAGCCACATGAAGAGGCTGAAGCGTTTCAACCACCACGACGGCCGGTTGGCCGAGATAGGGCCAAAAAAGCCGCCCAACCGTCTTCTAGCGGTGTACGAATCGACTACACCGAAACGTTCGAAAAAGTGACCAATAAGTTAGACGGCTTGTTGCAAACGAGCCAACAACGGATCAACTTAAAAAAAGAACACGGGGACCGAAAGCTAAAGCTGAAAGAAAGTCGTCAAAAAGCACTTGATTTGCAAATATTAACAACCGACACGACAAATCTTACTGGAGCCGAGCTCGCTTTAGCCGAGCAAATGAAGCAAGAAATTCGAGAAAAATATAACCTTTGTTGa